The sequence GCTGGACTAAACCGGGCTTTAAATGAACCGTTCGATTTGATTGTGATCGACATCATGTTACCATCGATGGATGGATTTGAAATTTGCCGTCGAATCAGAGAAAAGAAAAATATTCCTTTGATGATTGTTTCTGCGAAAAAAGAAGATATTGATAAGGTCAGAGGACTTGGTCTTGGGGCTGATGATTATATGACGAAACCATTTAGTCCAAGTGAGCTTGTCGCTCGTGTTCAGGCTCATATCAAACGATATCAACTATTGACAGGGACGGATCAAGTCAATGATAAGATAGAAAGCGGTCAAATTATGATCGATAAAAATGCTCGCAGAGTTTTCGTTTTGGGAAGAGAACTGATTTTTACTACAAAAGAATTTGATCTGCTGCTCTTTTTTATGGAGCACCCGAATCGAGTTTGGATGAAAGAACAATTATTTCGTCAAGTTTGGGATATGGATGATCTTGATAGTGATATTTATACCGTCGTTGTCCATATAGGGCGTATCAGAGAGAAATTGAAAAAAGGAAAATTATCAGAGATTCCTATTGAAACTATTTGGGGCAGTGGTTATCGATTTAATGCCTAATAAGTCAATCAAAGGAGGAAATTCATGAAAAAACAACACTTGCTTGCTAGTGTCCTTTTGTTTACCGTTGTCAGTTTAACAGCTTGTAAACCAGATCAACAAAAAGGGACAAAAAAAACGAGTGAAACATCAAAAGAGGCTCTCTTTATCCCTTCCTCATCAGAGGTTGACGCATCGAGTGAAGAAGGAAAAGAAAAATCTGCAAATGATCTGTCCTTTGAAAATACCTCATATAATTATGATGTTGTAACAGGGGCAACGCAAACAACATTTGGTTCCAATCCAAAACCTCTTTATTCTTATGAGGAAAAATTAAAGAAAATGTTCTGGTCAAATCAGCCGCCACTTGGGTTGATGGAAGGAAATTATTATACGAATGAAGGCTATTTTGATGTTGGAAATAAAGGCATCGTCGAAATTATCACCGATGATACAAGTAAGATTATCAATGTTGAATTTAATGAATACGCTGCTGAAAATTATTACGCATCAAACTATTCAGGTGCGAACAAACGATTATCAGATTATGCATTCTTTCAAGCTCAAAATCCTAGAACAGATACAACTTTGGTAACCGTCGTTAATGGCATTACTTTTGTAGAAAAGCAAATGCGGGAAGAAAATCGGATCGAAGGCAATTTTGAAACGGTTAAAGGTTCTTCAACAACGGCCAGACAAGGCTTAATGGCGATAGCTTCTGAGTTAAAAGATCAAATCAGGCAGCCGTCTAAGACTAAATATATCGGTTACGCAGAAGATTTTGGCGATGGGTTGATTGGCAGACTACAGTTGACTGTGACAGACGGTAAAATTGATAGTGCTCGTTATGATGAATATTTTGCAGATCAACCAGAAAAAATTGCTGTAGATCAGTTAAAGCAGTATTATCGTCAATCCAAATATTTCTCTTTGACCTATAATGAACAAACCAATAAGGATTTTGTGATTTTTTCTGATACCTTGACGAAGGAAATCATCGATAAGCAAAAGCTGACAATTGAAAATACTGAATTAACAAAGCACCCATCGTATGCGTCTTATCAAAAATTAGTGGAACACATCAAGCTGTAATCGACTGATTTACGACACACTTTTGACATATTTTTCTTTTATAATAAGAAAAAATAGGTTAGGAGAGATTATTCATGGGTCATTGTTCAGATATTTTTACAGGTGGTAGAGGAATGATGAGAGGAGGAATGCTTGGTATGGGCATTCTTTGGTGGATTTTCATTGTTATTGTAATTGTTGCTGTGGTTTATTTAATGAAAAATAAAACGAACCAACAATTAACCAACGATTTTCAGACGCAAAAACCAATAGAGCCAACCCCTTATCCTTCGGC is a genomic window of Enterococcus haemoperoxidus ATCC BAA-382 containing:
- a CDS encoding response regulator transcription factor, with product MSKEIAHILLIEDDASIAELQKDYLEINHMKAEIASDGLAGLNRALNEPFDLIVIDIMLPSMDGFEICRRIREKKNIPLMIVSAKKEDIDKVRGLGLGADDYMTKPFSPSELVARVQAHIKRYQLLTGTDQVNDKIESGQIMIDKNARRVFVLGRELIFTTKEFDLLLFFMEHPNRVWMKEQLFRQVWDMDDLDSDIYTVVVHIGRIREKLKKGKLSEIPIETIWGSGYRFNA